The Panicum hallii strain FIL2 chromosome 5, PHallii_v3.1, whole genome shotgun sequence genome contains the following window.
CGTGGCAGCAGCGGCGGAATACGGTTGACCAAGCCTGCAGAAGCCGGCACCCGCAGCCTCTCCGTGCTCCCGTGCGTACGGCAGAACAAAATTGTACAACGAAAAGGCTGCAATTTCGCCGCCACCGGTCGACACATGTATGGAGTGCGGTGCGTGACTGCGTGCTGCGTAACAAGCTGAGCTTACCTGGAAACCAGCAGCACAAGCACATCCGCGGTTTGATTGTTTCAAGGATGCTGTACGCCGCTCCGCTGCATGCCTGCATCTTCTGATATTCACGCACGCAGCATGGCTCGAGGTGACGGAAATGATCTCCAAGACAATTCTCTGTTCAAGCGTGTGAAAGTTTCAGTACAAGGAATCAGCGCCTCAAGTTCATACTGCTGCCTGAAAATTGGTGAAGCTTCAGACATTTTCGCTTACAGTTGGAtcactccttttcttttgtttttttttcttttttgaaaaggGCATCTGGATCACGCATTGGGATTTGTAGCTCAATGATGCGTCTCACCAGTGGGCAGTGGCTAGAAAATTAGATGCCACCGAAAGACACagaaaatataaaaaataatgGTAGATTGCAAACAAGGAAAGGTGATTTCCCCGTGAAATATACCCACCTACTTCTCTACTACTATACATCATACATCGTATGTACAAAGTCACCTATACAAACAACCGCATGTatcctttttttctttcaaTTTCTCCGTAGCAGTAGTACTGGCCTACCACCTTCACAAACCTCAATCCGAAAGGGAAGGCCCGCATTTCCCCTGCTTTGTCTGACTTCACGCCCCGTTCTTTTGACTTCGCTTTAAACCCCACACCGCCGCACGTAGCACTATGCCGGTTTGCAGGGGATCCTCCAGGTCAAATGGTCTTAAATTTCAATTCCCGAATTCAGACTTGAAAATCTCCCTGTTTGGAACGGGTCGCCCACGGCGGTGACGGGTCGGCGCGTCGGTGGGGGCTCAGAACGGGTGCGGGCTCCGGCTGAGCCCGTGCGCGTTGGCGAACAGCCCCATGAGGTCCTGCCGGTACGGCAGGAACGTGCGCCGCCCGCCGGGGGTCGCCTTGGCGCCGCCGTACGACATCCGGCGCCCCGCGGCGACCGTGTCGAGCTCGGTGGCGCCGGCGGCCTTGCTTCCTTTGGGCGGCGGTGGCTTCGGCTTGGAGCCGGCGGGGGAGTGCTCCCTGTCCctggccggggacgacggcgcgGAGAGGAAGAGGAACTTGTGCTTGCCGTCGCTGTGGCTGCGGCCGACGACGAGGTCCCCGATGCGGCGCCACCGCGCGACGGAGCCCGTGGACCCGCTCTTCCGCGGCGGACGCGAGGGCGAGGACGCCGGCGACGACCCGGGCGTCCAGAGGCAGTAGCTGTCGGGCGGCGCGCCGTCGAGATCCGCGCTACCGTCCGCCGTCGAcgccgaggacgacgacgaggtgGAGGATGTGGACGCGACGGAGGAGGTCCGCGCCTGCTCCAGCTGGAACAGGCGGCCCAGCGGCGCCCTCGGCGCggccggtgcggcggcggcctcgtcgTCCAGGACCCGGCCGAACACCGGGTAGAACGCGCGGATGCGGCCGCCCGCGAAGAgctcgtccgccgccgccgcggcgcccccgcccgccgccggctcCCGGCTCACGGAGGGGAACTCGAACTCGCCGTCGGAGTCCTCGTCGTCGGACGCCAATGACCCGCCGTGCTCCCTGGGAACTGGAAGCTCCGCGGCCGCGGGCTCGTGGCGGCGGCCACCCGGCGGTCTGCGGTCCTCCATGCCTCTCATGTTCCTATTTCCGCTGCTCGATCTCTTCGCGACTGATGGCGGGGTGCGCGCAAAGGGTGGGAAGCAACTGCTAGTTGGTTGGGGAGGTGGCACCGGCGTATATATAGGGGGGAAGCCGGCAGCGGGAGGCGACCTTCTGGAAGGGAAGGCGATTCGGCTCGGCCCCACGCTACACGTCACTCGTGATGCACGCGGGGTTCGTTTCTTGcttgggggtgggggggggggggggggttgccGTTGGTTGCGTTCCGTGTGCGTGTGCTATGGGTTTACACATGATTTTGGGAAATTCTCGAAGGGGCCCTGGGTCCGGGGGATTTGCTTGCCGAGGGAGATCGCGCTTGCTTGCGGGACAAGCAGCTGCTGATCCGGCCGGCTGAAGATACGCTAGCGCCGCGGAGCCGGCTGGGTCGAAGAAAGCCCGTGCACACGTGGGCGCTCTGTAAGCTGACGACGGAGCTGTGATCCAGCTGCGATGTCAGTAGCGTCCAGTGTGAACAGAAGCAGCGGGGAAATCTCATCCACGCACAAATTCTTCTCGGATTGAACTGCCTACTAGCCCGCATGGCCGGTTGTACTTGCGCATGGCGACACGCGCGGTCCCTTCTGCAATCACGAACGACGGGGGAGCAAGCACATGGAAATTGTGAGACCGCGCCTCTGGTGTATTCGACACGGGAGACGCCATGTACTTGAAATTTTTTGCCACGAGACAGCGTTTTGAGTTCGGCCATGTGCCACCTGTGAGTGATGCAGCACGAGCCAGACCAATCGCCGAGACTACCGCTCGCCATTGGCAGGGACGGCCCGGGAGGAACCGGCAACTAACCCTGCGCAGGTGTCGTCgcctcgcgccgccgcggccaacGGTTCCTTACTTTATTCACGCGTgtagcggcgcggcggcgggtgcCAGGCCACGCCCCCGACGAGGTTCCGTGCGCGCATCGCATTGCAGGAGGCATgaggcgcgagcgcgcgcgccgcggccgGTGTGCCCGCCGTTCCGGCAGTCCTGGGTGGGTTCCCGCCTTCTTGGAATCGAGGGTGGTACCCGTGCCGTGCGCCAAGTGCCCCCAACGCCGAACGTTCCCGTGCCGTGCATGCGCGACGCGTCGGGGGGTCATCTGAAGCTGGCCCTAGCTCCTTTCCCAGACGCCGTGAAACGTTTGGGCTCTCTCGGGCGGTCCGCCGCTGTCGCACGGTGAACTCCGACGACAAAGACGAGGATCCCCTTGCCACGTGCTACTGGATCACCATCTCATTATCTCTGCTCCGTAGTCCGTACTGGCGGCATGTATCGTGCACGTGCAGCTCCTGCAACTAGCCAGTAACTCTGAGACTACGAGCGGCGAGTTTAATTCCCTTTTCCTCTCGTTCTTTGTTTGGGAGGATAATCAAGGGCGAGAACCTGATGAGTTCGCTTGTCCGGACTGTCAGTTCGCGTAAGCATAACGATTCCCGGTGACAGGCTTCGTTTTCCTAGTAGCGTTAGCTCCGAGCTCAACGAGTTGCATTAATCCGTCCCCGCGTTAGGGGAGGAGCTGTCCTCCTGCGCGTGCTTAATAATTGGCCTCTGTCGCCGTTACGAAGCAACCTGATTTGTTCTCTCTCATGAGGCTATTATTTCACCGACGAACTCTACTACTAAACGAGCGAATCATGATAGTCGCTCAGTCGATCTCCTGAGAGCTCAGTTCAGAATTGACGGCGTTAAATAAGCTTCTGAACGAAGCGAGCGCGTTCGGCGTGCTGGCATGCTTCGGGCATTTtgtttctgttttttttttcttagaGCAAATCGCCCCGTACTGTCCGGCTGCATCGGTCGAAGTCAGAGAGGCTAGTATAGCTGCCTTTGAGCACAAAACAAATTCACAATTTAAAAAGGTACTTGACAAATCTGAGAGGAACTAGACGAAAATGATCAGATGCCAAATTTCATGTCGTAGCATTATTCACCCGCTGTCTATCTGGTTATTAATAGAGAGAGTATTCGGCGTGAAGCCATTTCGTGGCAGCAGACACGCCGCGCGCACGACACATGTGCCAACAAAGCACTGTACGTATCTCATATCAGTCGATCCGTCATTGACCACGCACATACGTGCGTTACTTGGTCAGTGGTCACTTTGATCGTGCGTCTACCGGAGGAGGAACTTGGCGGGTAATTTCGAACCTCATCTGCGGATGCGATCTGTGATTAATGGCGCCCGACTCTGTGGCGGAGGAGCAAGCTGGCACGGGTGGACCTTCGGGTGCCCAACTCGCAACGGAACCAGCCGCAGCCCAACAGAAACAATTGTCCGGGCTATCTGCGAGGATAAACGGGGGTCACCTTTGGATGACGAGTGATTGACAACCGTGGCGTATAATGCATGTCTTGGCTTCTGAAGTGGACGGATCTGAGTTCCGGTTTCGAAGCCGGAAGTTACAGATTTAGTTCCGGTTTTACTCTGACAAGTGTTGATTTTTCATTCCGACCTGTCGCGCTTACCTCTATTTTGTCTCTAAAATTTTCTAGTATTGTTTCTAGATCCAATAGCATCCCAAATAGCTTAAATAGCTATGTGGGCTGGACAATTTTAGAAAAGAGATTTGTTAGATGAATTTAGGATACAGATCTTGTTCTAATCGGAGATTTTTTATAGGCTCTCATTCACCTCCTCTAGTCGTCCGTTGCGGTACGCGGTACTACAATTTGCCTTGCTCTTGGAGTTCTCGATCTTGTTATCACGTCAGGTTCGCTGCTACTATTCCGTACTATTCCTGACCCTCGTCTTGCGCGCCCGTAGCGTAGGGGTACGTCACGCCGGACAAGAGGAAGCTGCGGCAACCAGCATGCGCGCTCCAGCCACCACCGAGTAGGCACGCCTTCGCCGATCCGTCGACGTGGTGGGTCGAATGCTGATGCTTCATCTCCGGCGGCCCCGTCTGATCTCGTCGTCGTCGGTTCCCTAGCTCGTTCCAACATTTCCACTTTTTTCCAGCAGTCACCTATCAAAGCTCGACGGCTTTTTTAGGCCCTTCCTCCGCTCCGCCCGTCATGAACGCCGAGAATATTTGACCCTGGTTCTGGTTAGCAGACATGGAATGTTCTGTTCCAGGTCCAGTCCCACTACAATTCAGTGCATCTGCTGCTGCAGGCTGACCACTCTCTCAGAGGAAACAATCCAATGGTAGAAGCGGTGCTCATTCCTCTGGTGGAAAAGAACACATCCGTGATAACGACAGGCACGGATGAAAGCAGCGGGGGGAAAGGGAAGGCATTGGCCGTAGTGCCGTGGTCGCGGTTTCTAGAACACGACTTTGTTATCGCCTGGACTCTGCCTGCATTCCGTGAAAGTGCTACTAGCCATGCCCGTATGAGTACATGACCGATTGGACAGTACGTTTGTTGCACATGGACAGGCATGGTCGTAACTCGTAGCCATCGCGCAGtcggaaaggaaaaaaaaatgggACCGGAATGGCTGAACACCTGAAGCCGAATCGTCTGAAGCTGGCGGATGAAACCTGCCAATCTGAAGCTGGCGGACGAGACCTGAAGCTTTTTTCTGTTCTGCTGTGTTTCAGTTTTAAAACTCGCAGACTCGTTTGTTGGTTTCGATTCCTTTGTACTGTCACTGCTTTCAGGGGGATCAAGAGGGGGGCAGCTGTAGGCTTTTTCCCTGCTCGCATCCTGTCTGTAATGGGCTACACTGTGCTAAAACGTTCTTGCCTTGTTAATGCAATGGCGCGGGAGGGCGGGACGAGCTTCGCCTATCTGTtctaaaaaagaaaagaaaaaaaagaacttCCGGATTGCCGCCAGTCTTGCACCGGATGGCTGTGCGTGCAAGTGGCATATACCTACCGATCCAGCTAAACAGGCAAGACGTACAGCCTCTTGCTCCTATCTACTAATCCTGACAAGGTTCCGAGTTGACCTGCAGCTGGAGGAAAAACTCTTGCAAACCAGACAATACCCTCATCAAGCGGGTCAACGGAGTGGATAAGCAGGCAGGCCTTGACTAAGCGCGGGCCCCACGACGAGCCTGCCCTGGGTAGAAGAGACGTGGAGTCACACAGCCTTTCTGCTCTTGATGATCCTCAATCAGCAGCTAGCTGGTGGACTGCTACTCCAAGCAACGCCCGGGCTTCCTTCTAGACGAAGACCGGACCGGCTTGGGGACCAAGCAGCAGGCAGGAAGCTTCTGACTTCTGAGGGCTGCCGGCCTCGCGTTCCTTCGCGTCGCGGCTTCTGTTTGCGGGAGCCAGCTAGGTTTGATCGGTAGAGGAGCAAATGTAATACGGTTTTGCCAAATGAACAAAGGGGACTCCAGTTTAAAGAGAGGTTTTCGTTTCTCAACATCTAGAATCCAACCTATGGCAAAAAGTCGATTACAAAACCTCCAACCATGGCCGGCAAAGAAGTGCATCATTATAGCCTCCAAACTTTAGCAGAACTATTTTATTTGGTGTCCTCAAAAAATTTGCATCAGGGATCAAAACCGGGTTCAGTTAAATAAACTGCAAAGGAGAATTAATTGGAGCTTTGTCAAAAACCATATCATTACCGTCTGCTCCCTCCATCCAAAAATAAGTCATCCTAAAAATTCTAGTCAAGAAGGTAGAATGACCATATTTGCCTCTATTTATTACCTATATTTAGCACTAATTTGATTCTTGCATTCTTGCATGCACATGCACTTTCTAATAGGGTAAGATGACTCGTTTTTTGATAAATTTCGAATCCTAGAATTACTTATTTTTTAGACGGAGCGAGTAGACATTTCTTTCCGTTAAATCCTTAGAGATAAGAACTGCCGCATTCCTTTAGAATTTTCTTGAAAAAACAGGTTTGGACCAGAGCCCTGACTTTCACCCCGAAGAGTTTGAAACTTCGATGTGCAGTCCTCACGTCCCAGACCCTCCAAGTTCACTAGTTCAGAGACCCACAGTGGTCTTACGCTTGACAAATTTGGTAATGGGATATTACAGGGTGCTGGGACGTTGATCTGCTACTTCTAGTGATGTGATGGTGTCTTAATGACGTTTTGacgtgagagagagagagagagagagagagagagattctttttttaataaaaaaagGAGGGGCAACATTCTAGACTGATTGGCACCGTTGAAGCAAACAGGCAAAACACATtaataaaaaaaaagagagaacaCATGGTATAGGATGCTATTATTCTAACTGATCCAAAGTACGACTACAACATGTATTAATTAACATACTGGAAATTCGTGTGATGGCATGTTCCTTCCAtggaaatttgaaaaatattgAAAGCTGCATGAGGAATCGTTGGCATGAGTATCTCTAGGGTATCTACAAGCTAATATGAATATGATTTACCGTGCATATAGTGTCCTTTCTTAAAATTCATAATACACCAATTGTTCCACCAGTGACTGCGCGTACATAAGATCAGCGTGTGAACATTCCAAAATATATTTAGAGGGGTTCTAAATGTAATTTAGCATGTGCTCTGTTCGAAATAGGATTACACAACTCATGAAAATGTCATGGGCCATCATGACTGCGGCAGCCCAACTTAGCACGTACTCAGATACTGGGTGGCCCAGGTGATTTTCATCTGGTTGGGCCGGGCCAGATGCCCACAGGTCCAAACGCATATAGCTTGTGTATAGTTCCTACTTCCGCTAACATTCTGAAGTTTACGCTACCTGTATTTTCCCTCATTCGCCATACATATGATAACCTCAGTTTCCCACATCTTCTGCGCCTCCTGCATGATCCTAAATGTAACATGTATAACCTTACTCCTGACAGAGAGGTGAAGCGTTGTTTGAGCTCAGAACAGCCAAGCGGGAAGCTAGCTGACACTGACAGGTCCAACGTCTTCTCGTACGGGATCGTGCGCCTGGAGCTCATCACCGGCCGGAAGCCGCCCGTGGACGCGTCTCAATTCTCAACCCCTGGGAGAAGAGAGCCTAGTAGAATGGGCACGTCTATCTCTACTCCAGTGCTCTCATCTGTTATCTTTTTCTTGAAGCTGGTATCACGTCGCCGCATTCTTGCGTGAGTCCGGCTTGCAGGCTCGGGTCCTTGGTACGGACGCCCTGTAGACGGACAGCTTCAGAGAGATCGCTCGCTGACCCTGCGACTCCGATGGAGTGCAGATTCTCCAAGACCGAGATGCGGAGGATGGTggaggccggccgccgccgctcgagcgCGCCACTCCGCCGCCAAACAGGATACCGGATCAACTTGGACGTGATTCTCCGAGCAGTATACTCTTTAATTCGCAGGATGCTTGATCAACTTGGACGCATATTCTTCGTCTCCTAACGACGGAACGCTTCTTGCCATCTCTGGGATGGGGAATTAAGGTGCGGCGGTCGCTGGACGTGGACGAGAGCTCGTCGGACCTGACCGACGCCGTGAAGCTCGCGCAGAGCACGGCGTACGACTCGGGCCGGTGCTCGGCGGACGTCGAGCTATCTGGTTCCCGGCCGCACAAGCAGACAACAACATCTACTTGCGTGAACCACGTGGTACATGTCCGTCCGCGTCGGCGTACGTGTGCCCGCAGGAGGACGGGACAGCGCGGAGAATCGCTGCGGAGGAGGAGGTGTCGCGAGGCAGGCGCAGCTTCGTTGAGATAGCTAGCACAGTGTCGACGGTGTACGTTGCTGTTCGTGCCGGTACATTTTTGTGCGTGGAGCCGTGCATTCTCGTCGCTCGTAAGAAGAGAGAACCGCTTGGCCGGCATACGGTAACCTTTGGTATAGATGTCCTGTGGTCTGCACGAGTGGGTGCAGGCCCGTCTTGTTGCGACGGATGCTGCGAGCCTATCCTGATGACTAATGAGCAGCATCTGCAGCCGGTGGTTCAGCTCATCTTCAGGTGCGAGCCGGCCGAACGCGGCGTGGCCGGACGCAGACCGAATCGAGGGCTGTTATGTTTTCAGGTCGAATAGTACGCATGGCGCAATATAGGACCGGGTCAAACCGATTTGACTATAACTAACGCTTTCCGGCTCTGATCTGTAGTGAACTCCGAGCTGAATACACAGCCGTGCCATGGATTCGTGTAGTGTCTGTTGTAAAAAAAAATGTGGAGCACTGCACGGGAATAGCGTGTCAGTGTCGACACATCTCACATGTAGCAAGCGGCAATAATTATGGTGACGTGGTCTAGGCAGGGGTACAACCTTGCATACAGTGCAGAGTGCTGGTCCATACGCTTTGGAGCCCTACCAGAGAACAGCCCGATCCGTGGATCTGTGGTGTAAAAAAAAAACATGGTGTCTTCAACATTATCTCTGCAGGAGTGTGTTGGATGGTTTGGCTAACTCGGAATGACATGATCTTTCGTAACCGGTGCTGGGTGGACATCAAGATAATTCTGAGGAGGATGAACAGATGCCTTGCATCGTGGAAGCCAATGTTAACGGCGACCCAGGAAGATGGTGTTAACCAATGGTGCAATTACTTGGAGGAGACTATCAGGGCGCCGCTGGGAATCGGACCCTCCTGAAGAAGTTCAAGCTGAGCACCGCGAGGAAGGAGTTCTGAAGCTGCGCTTTGCGCTCCTTGAGGCTCTTGttattgtttttttttctttctgaaACACTGTTTTAGCCTCTGCCTGTAAGGTGTTAAACTGTTGGTCTAGCTCTCTTCTGGCAGACCCTTGGCTTTGTTTCCCAGACCTGTAAACGCTGAAACTGTTGTTGCTTTGTTTCTAATGGAAATGGAGCAGGGCGTTCGGCGCCTTTTgattaaaaaaaaagagagagaacaGCCCGATCCAAGTCCAGCACCGATAGAAATTATGTGGCGGAGAAACAAGAGGCCGCGAAATTGAAGGCGAGCTAGCTGGCTGGCTGCACTCGCGTCATACTGCTCTGGTGGCGCAACCAAAAATTTCCACAGGCTCGGCACCATTTAATCCGAAGAAAACGAGCGGTTAAGTGTCTCTTTGGATTTGGATTCGGTGActaaattttaaactttagtCCCATCACATCAAATGTTTGGTATtaattaaaagtattaaatataggctaattataaaaataattataTAAGTGGAGATTAATTCACAAGataaatctattaaacctaattaatctattattagcacatgtttactgtagcacaacattgcCAAATCATGatctaattagatttaatgaattcgtctcacgaattagtctctatttatacaattagttaagcctatatttaatatttctaattagtGTCCAAATATTTGATGTGATAGCAATAAAATTTAGTATAGCGTATCCAAACTTTCCCTAACTTTAGTCTCCTCCGCCGAAGCCCAACTATACATACGCATCATTTTATTTGATGGAACAGGAGGCTCTCTTTTTCTTTGCGAGGATAACTTCATTTGAATACACTGCAACGAATTCACGTTCTATATGCCACTTGATCCATACAATCTGTCCGGGGGAGTATCCACAGTCTTAGGTCACGGTCCTAAAATCCGGCTAGCACAGCTTATTTTTTTATTTCCCTTGACACCTCATCTGAAAGGTACATTTGGTCGCAGGCAGAATACAATACTGttggtacatacagataggggtacctcctgctagggtgtccaggcccctGGCGTCTCGTAATCCATAACCCCCTCCTCTCCCGCTGGGTGATGTGGCATGCGACCCGGACCTGACAGCTGgggccacggtctccggaccctccccgagccctGGGAAGCCCGGGGCCCCTGTGCACCAAGGAGGGCAGGACGGCTTTCGGGTTGCCCCcgtggccccggaccccccagggggtccgagGCCGCTACGTGTGATAaccggaccatcacgggccagGCTCCCTCAACTGGACTCGAAGGGCCCGGACTCCCCTTCCCccggggaggggtccggtgccgccacgtgccgcttgACAGAGGGAGCGGGACTGGCTCTACCGCGTACCTGCGGCTGGAGGCCCTTCGCGAGtcaccagcccacctaccagcattaaatgcggtagctgagccgggcgcgcccaagtcaaaaggtgcggcctgtcactgacacacggggcaggtaagctgacaccacggtaagcccgcctgatctgaaggcggcgcgtcgtatcaccgtgcacagtgcgcggactgtgtacagtcctgtcacggcgctgcacgcgtgatgatggtctgcaataggcaaagccaaggcgtgcgctgtaacagtgcacacgcaccgggtcagcgctgcttcaccgcctgacgggaggtcccgtcctaacagtgacagcacggcttcactgttatgcaacgctgacgccggatACTGTGCAAGATAAGGCTGTACAGGGCCGTATCCAAGttatggatacgcacatcaacttcccgattgagaggactacggagaggagctggagatgaagatctccatatctctcttaGAACAAGTTTCTgctggccggacccacatgtcggggtccagCTCGGTGTAAGCtccccccttggactataaaagggagggtgtaCACGTTAGAAAGGGCGGGGTTCCAACATCCAAGGTTAGACACAAGCACAAGACCAGACTAAGTTCTACCCAAGGCTCTCACAGTCAATACAATAccatagtggacgtagggtattacgctccggcggcccgaaccactctaaaatcctcgtgtccttcctgtgttcatccgcacaccgatcgagcgctcctaagtctcctccaaacccatccttaactagggttagacgggtgctttccgccacccggctggagaattcctccgacatttggcgcgccaggtaggggagcctAGGTTTGGTTCGCGTTTGATCAAAGTGCAAGGCCGCGATGGCGCAGGAAAAcggtcaccatgacctcctgattGGGGAAGAGGTGGCGTCCACGGCGCCACACGCCTCTCGCCGTCTCGCCTCCGGAGCGGCTCCGCGTGTTGCCCCACCATGTGCGGCGGAGCGGGTCTCAGTGGCCTAATCGGTGCCCgcaccgagcgggcccctcatggcagccagggagttgctccgcaacccccctggagAGGCGGCTTCGCCAGACGCGCACacgcaatggcgtgacgacgtcgaccgtctcctcaacctggcacaggcttccccaggctctgcggggggtctgtttccaggcagcgccgtcgccagggcggcgcatccggtttgGTGCACTCACCGTCCgtaaggagtgcacggaccgaagacctccgggcggatctcaaccgcaggcatgcgggagaggacgccagggTCTCTATCGAGCGAGCGCGCAACCGACGGCTCAATATTGAGGGTCGGGACCTTtcgcccgagctcgatgcggctgcggccaggccgcaaggactccctcaggcaccggtgtcgggcgtggtctgcgcagcgctcgcagaccaccttcgcgcggtcgcctagccgtccaagtttcggccccacctgccggaaaaatatgacggctccaccaacccgtcagagttcctgcaggtctacatcaccgccatcacggcggccggaggtaacgaagccgtcatggccagttactttcatgtagtcttgaccgggccagcccggacctggctcatgaatcttaccccgggaaccatccagtcctggggtgagctctgcgcacagttcacgacGAATttcgccagtgcgtaccaacagcatggcgtggaggcccaccttcacgccgtgaggcaacaacccggggaaaccctccgggccttcatctctcgcttcaccaaggtacgtggaactatcccacgtatctccgatgtatctatcatcacggccttccgacagggAGTCCgggacgagaagatgctagagaagctggcgacccaccaagtggaagccgtcaccaccctgttcgctctggcggacaagtgcgcccgggctgcagaaggccgtgcatggcactctgaaAACCCAGGCAGGCCCCGCTCAGACGAGTGGACCCAGTGGCGCTGCCcccggcagcggcaagaagaagaacaagaagaaccgtggcttcgacaagtcacggattgggggtccggccgttgcagctgcgacgaccgggggccagaactcccgtggcaagcgcccgcgacagcagcgcaccgaccccgggtcgtgccctgttcatccgggggctcgccacagcgccaccgagtgccgcgagatccagaagctcgcggagcgcctcagcaagaggcgagaccaagcctccaaggaaggctcctcccctccacgCCGGTCCGGAAAGGAGAAAGCCTCTGATGCCGACGCGGCTGCgactgagagggagttggggtatcaaacccccaacaaagacctcaagggacttttccagcagtccgattccgagtccggcggggacgagcgccgcaagaagctgtacgttatgtacggcggcagttcggagctcgtctcccggcggaacgtcaagacccttcgccgcgaggtcctctcggtgaagccaggggtgccgagagcggcgccccatcagcggtggaATGGCACTACCATCTTCTTTTGGCCATCTgattgcccagagaacatggcgggcgccggagtgctgccgctcattacagcacccaccatcgccaatgttcgccttcaccatgtgctgatcgacggaggcgccggcctcagcgtcatcagctatgcagcgttcaagcacctgcagatcccggagtccaagctggctccatcacgcccattctcagaagtgggcccggatcccgtgtacccggtgggAACCgtcaccctaccggttacattcgggacagaggacaacttccgtaccgagaacgtgcagttcgaggttgcggaagttaacctccgcttcaacgccatcatcggcagaccggctctgtaccggttcatggtcgttgcccactacgggtacctggtcctgaagatgccttctccggcaggcgtcctcaccgtccagagcgatcgtgccgctgctgttctggcggtcg
Protein-coding sequences here:
- the LOC112894289 gene encoding uncharacterized protein LOC112894289, translating into MRGMEDRRPPGGRRHEPAAAELPVPREHGGSLASDDEDSDGEFEFPSVSREPAAGGGAAAAADELFAGGRIRAFYPVFGRVLDDEAAAAPAAPRAPLGRLFQLEQARTSSVASTSSTSSSSSASTADGSADLDGAPPDSYCLWTPGSSPASSPSRPPRKSGSTGSVARWRRIGDLVVGRSHSDGKHKFLFLSAPSSPARDREHSPAGSKPKPPPPKGSKAAGATELDTVAAGRRMSYGGAKATPGGRRTFLPYRQDLMGLFANAHGLSRSPHPF